A single window of Longimicrobiales bacterium DNA harbors:
- a CDS encoding beta-N-acetylglucosaminidase domain-containing protein: MTPPLGIIEGFYGPQWSWQTRAETVEFLAPHGYSFYLHAPKGDAWLRRRWQEPHPADHAERLRQLARHCRTHDVRFGVGLSPYEIYLSFDDAARDALARKLAFLDEIGCEYLAILFDDMRGDIPDLAARQIEIINWIRERTSAQRLIFCPTYYSDDPILDRIFGARPEGYLQAIGEGMDSAVDIFWTGEEVVSAEYSPAHLRRVTEQLGRKPFLWDNYPVNDSVRMSRTLHVRAFTGRPASIGEHIAGHGVNPALQPVLSRIPALTLVESYQKGTDYEYGAAFRRAADRVLGDDLGRRVWEDLLTLQDFGVDRLSDEQKATLRSRYDAIDHEGAREIMRWLAGEYQVSKEVVETQ; encoded by the coding sequence ATGACGCCTCCGCTCGGCATCATCGAAGGATTCTACGGGCCACAATGGTCCTGGCAGACGCGCGCAGAGACCGTCGAGTTCCTCGCGCCGCACGGCTACAGCTTCTACCTGCATGCGCCCAAGGGCGACGCCTGGCTCCGCAGGCGCTGGCAGGAGCCGCATCCCGCGGATCACGCGGAGCGGCTGCGGCAGCTCGCACGGCACTGCCGCACGCATGACGTCCGGTTCGGCGTCGGACTCAGTCCGTACGAGATCTACCTGTCGTTCGACGACGCAGCGCGCGACGCGCTCGCGCGCAAGCTCGCCTTCCTGGACGAGATCGGGTGCGAGTACCTCGCGATCCTGTTCGACGACATGCGCGGCGATATCCCCGACCTTGCCGCCCGCCAGATCGAGATCATCAACTGGATCCGCGAGCGCACCAGCGCACAGCGGCTGATCTTCTGCCCGACGTACTACTCGGATGACCCGATCCTCGACCGGATCTTCGGTGCACGACCTGAGGGCTATCTCCAGGCGATCGGCGAAGGAATGGATTCGGCCGTCGACATCTTCTGGACGGGCGAGGAGGTCGTCTCGGCGGAGTACTCTCCGGCGCACCTGCGTCGCGTCACGGAGCAGCTCGGGCGCAAGCCGTTCCTGTGGGACAACTATCCGGTGAACGACTCGGTCCGCATGTCACGCACACTTCACGTGCGTGCGTTCACAGGCAGACCCGCGTCGATCGGTGAGCACATCGCCGGGCACGGGGTCAACCCCGCGCTGCAGCCCGTGCTCTCGCGTATTCCCGCGCTCACGCTGGTCGAGAGCTACCAGAAGGGTACGGATTACGAGTACGGCGCCGCGTTCCGTCGGGCCGCCGATCGAGTGCTGGGTGACGACCTGGGCAGACGCGTCTGGGAGGACCTCCTGACACTGCAGGATTTCGGCGTCGATCGTCTTTCCGACGAGCAGAAGGCCACGCTGCGCTCGCGCTACGATGCCATCGATCATGAGGGCGCACGCGAGATCATGCGCTGGCTTGCGGGCGAGTACCAGGTGAGCAAGGAAGTCGTGGAAACACAGTAG